The region CACATGCGAAACGGTCGTTCCGTTCGCCGCACCAAGATACAGAACAACGGCGTCCGAAGAAAGATCCGTGGACTTGTCCAGATACCAGAGTGCCGACAACTTGCTCCGGTACGGATCCCACACCCGATGTCCGCCAACCATCCGTTCGCCGTACACGCCGCCTTCGCCGGCTGACACCAGTGTTCCGTCAATTGAGATCATTTCTCCGCCTCCATCAGACGATCGATCTTCGCGTTTGCTTCGTCAACAAACTTCGCATCAAGCTCTCCCCGATAGTAATCCAGTCTGGCTGCGATCACCAGTTTTGCTGCAAGTGCTCTTGCTACATGACCGCGGACTTCACGGGGAGCGTTGTGAACACGCCGGTGCTGAAACATAATGCCGTGTTTCGGCGAGGGCGATCCGGTACGGATGTGAGAGAAGAGTGCTCCTTCGGCTCCGATTACCTGCATTGATGAACCGGGCATTTTTGCGGCAGCCGCGAGGCTGCCGGTACGCGACACGAGGCGGGCGGCCACGAGGCCGCCCACCAGAGCACTCATGTTGGGAATTACTGAGACTGCAATCCGCGAAACTTCCTTCATCAGATTTGTTCTGGCATTTGACATCGACAGAATTTCTCTGGCAATTTTTTTCATCGATTCAGTCCCGTTTTTTCCAATCATCGGCAGAAGTTTTGCGGCTCCGGCCGCGGACCCGCGGTACTTGCGGGAAAATGCAGGAGTGATTGAGATGTACCAGTCGATCAGCCGTTCAGTGAGGAGGTTGATCACGGTGTCCATTTCGTCGAGTGTTCTGACCATCTGAAGCAGTTCAACGTCTTTTTCCTGTGAACATGCGGCAATACCTTCCTCGGACATGTGTATTGTGGAGCGGCAGAGGGTTTCGATGTAGTCGTGCCGGTTTTTTACCAGACCGAGTTGCTGTGCCTGTTTCCAGTCGCAAGGAACATATTTTGTCATATCAGTTTTTGCCGTGCGAATTCGTGCGGCAACTTCTGCGGGGTCTGTTGAGATGTCGGTTCCCGACCCGTACCAGTACATATATTATAGTGTGGTCTGGGTCGGGATATAAGTATGCGGGCTGGTTTTGGATTCGTAGGATTCAATATTTTGTGTCTGA is a window of Methanorbis rubei DNA encoding:
- a CDS encoding RNA-processing protein; this encodes MYWYGSGTDISTDPAEVAARIRTAKTDMTKYVPCDWKQAQQLGLVKNRHDYIETLCRSTIHMSEEGIAACSQEKDVELLQMVRTLDEMDTVINLLTERLIDWYISITPAFSRKYRGSAAGAAKLLPMIGKNGTESMKKIAREILSMSNARTNLMKEVSRIAVSVIPNMSALVGGLVAARLVSRTGSLAAAAKMPGSSMQVIGAEGALFSHIRTGSPSPKHGIMFQHRRVHNAPREVRGHVARALAAKLVIAARLDYYRGELDAKFVDEANAKIDRLMEAEK